The following are encoded together in the bacterium genome:
- a CDS encoding phosphomannomutase/phosphoglucomutase, with the protein ALVKGILSTGIDVIDVGVVPTPLVYFSIVHFKTHGSVMVTGSHNPIEFNGLKMNNGMLSLYGDQIQAVKKLIEEQDFEQGSGILSAKNIVEPYKEMLLERIKIEKPFKIVIDAGNATAGPIAPEVYEKMGCEVIRLYCEPDGHFPNHLPDPTVMKYIKDLRKTVTDNKADLGFGYDGDADRVGLIDEKGRVVFADQILALLSKEVLKNNPGEPIIFDVKCSQLVPEVVEQAGGKPMMWKTGHSLIKKRMHEVGAPLAGEMSGHIFFKDGFFGFDDGIYVSFRLVQLLSRQNKKLSELVDQLPAFISTPEIRIACPDDKKFGVVDELIKEFKAEYDVIDIDGARVLFGDGWGLVRVSNTQPILVLRFEAKTEERLKEIKNIFKDKLSKYPFVAVNEIDE; encoded by the coding sequence ACGCTCTTGTAAAAGGTATTTTGTCAACCGGTATAGATGTAATTGATGTCGGGGTTGTACCGACTCCGCTTGTTTATTTTTCCATTGTGCATTTTAAAACACACGGAAGCGTAATGGTAACAGGCAGCCATAATCCGATTGAGTTTAACGGGCTGAAAATGAATAACGGTATGCTGTCTCTCTACGGTGATCAGATTCAGGCTGTTAAAAAGCTGATAGAGGAGCAGGATTTTGAACAAGGCAGCGGAATTCTTTCCGCAAAGAATATAGTTGAACCGTATAAAGAAATGCTTTTGGAACGGATTAAAATTGAAAAACCTTTTAAAATTGTTATTGATGCGGGCAATGCCACTGCAGGCCCGATTGCTCCTGAAGTTTACGAAAAAATGGGGTGCGAAGTAATCCGCCTCTATTGCGAGCCGGACGGGCATTTCCCAAATCACCTGCCAGATCCCACTGTTATGAAATACATCAAGGATTTAAGAAAGACAGTTACGGATAACAAAGCGGATCTTGGTTTCGGATATGACGGAGATGCCGACAGAGTGGGATTAATTGATGAAAAGGGGCGGGTTGTATTTGCAGATCAGATACTTGCCTTATTATCAAAGGAAGTGCTGAAGAACAATCCCGGTGAACCCATTATCTTTGATGTAAAATGTTCTCAATTGGTTCCGGAAGTTGTGGAACAGGCCGGCGGAAAACCCATGATGTGGAAAACAGGCCATTCTCTAATCAAAAAAAGAATGCATGAAGTAGGAGCCCCTCTTGCAGGAGAGATGTCAGGACATATCTTCTTTAAAGACGGGTTTTTCGGATTTGATGACGGTATTTATGTTTCGTTCAGGCTGGTACAGCTTCTTTCCAGGCAAAATAAAAAACTTTCCGAACTTGTTGACCAGCTGCCGGCCTTTATCTCTACTCCGGAGATACGCATAGCATGTCCGGATGATAAAAAATTTGGTGTAGTCGATGAATTGATTAAAGAGTTTAAGGCAGAATATGATGTAATTGACATTGACGGTGCAAGAGTGCTGTTTGGCGACGGATGGGGACTTGTCAGGGTTTCAAACACTCAGCCGATTCTGGTACTGAGATTTGAAGCAAAAACAGAAGAACGTTTAAAGGAAATAAAGAATATTTTTAAAGATAAGTTGTCAAAATATCCGTTTGTGGCTGTAAATGAAATTGATGAGTAA
- a CDS encoding oligosaccharide flippase family protein — protein MFRAMLRLVKHSAIYGTGYVLSRALMFFLLPIHTNFMTKAQYGIVTELYAFMAVGAIIYSLGLNNAEIQFYITDSDPERRKHLVSTAFYITLVWTLFLSLIIFFGRTFLSGLFFHSTEYGNLVSITALIMVFDVVSLLGYNIYRAEQKSQFFILIHFLQVAVIVVFTFLFVVKYRMGPRGVFLANLIGSGTAFLFLLPVLSGFFIKTIDLKLLKRMLSFGLPFIPAIIGLVLINVVDRFFITRMLGLEAAGIYGAGYKLGMTINLIVIGFSYAWHPFYISVSNDSESKELFSTVLTYFLLLCAIVFLAVSFYLNDIVRFKIAGVTFFGKNFWDSTVIVPVVMLSYIMYGCVMIFQAGIYINEKTKYLILISGTGAGVNIIGNIILIRIFGITGAAIATFFSFAIMAVLSYIISDKFLKIKYDFIRIFHLILAAVAVYFSYKYFKIDFGRLTGIIFVLLFLLVLIVTGFFSVKEREKVRYILARLWH, from the coding sequence ATGTTCAGGGCAATGCTTCGTCTTGTAAAACATTCTGCCATATACGGTACAGGTTATGTATTAAGCAGAGCCCTGATGTTTTTTTTACTTCCGATTCACACAAACTTTATGACAAAGGCTCAGTATGGGATTGTTACTGAGCTTTATGCATTTATGGCTGTAGGTGCAATAATATATTCCCTTGGCCTTAATAATGCAGAAATACAGTTCTACATCACAGATTCTGATCCGGAAAGAAGAAAGCATCTTGTTTCAACTGCATTTTATATAACCCTCGTCTGGACATTATTTTTATCATTAATTATTTTTTTTGGCAGAACCTTTTTGTCGGGTCTTTTTTTTCACAGTACAGAGTACGGCAATCTTGTGTCAATAACTGCGTTAATAATGGTTTTTGATGTTGTTTCTCTTCTTGGCTATAATATTTACAGAGCGGAGCAAAAATCTCAGTTTTTTATTCTGATCCATTTTTTACAGGTTGCAGTAATTGTAGTTTTCACATTTCTTTTTGTTGTCAAATACAGAATGGGCCCAAGGGGTGTATTCCTTGCCAATTTAATAGGATCCGGTACGGCCTTTTTGTTTCTTTTGCCTGTTTTATCAGGATTTTTTATTAAAACAATTGATCTGAAGCTTTTAAAAAGAATGCTTTCTTTTGGCCTCCCGTTTATTCCTGCAATTATAGGTCTTGTTCTTATAAATGTTGTGGACAGGTTTTTTATTACAAGAATGCTGGGACTGGAAGCAGCGGGAATTTACGGAGCAGGATACAAACTTGGTATGACAATAAATCTGATTGTTATAGGATTCAGTTATGCATGGCACCCTTTTTATATTTCTGTGTCGAATGATTCCGAATCAAAGGAACTTTTCAGTACTGTGCTGACATACTTTCTCCTTTTGTGTGCAATAGTATTTCTTGCGGTAAGTTTTTATCTTAATGATATTGTCAGATTTAAAATTGCAGGAGTCACATTTTTCGGCAAAAATTTTTGGGATTCAACTGTTATTGTACCTGTTGTAATGCTTTCATATATTATGTACGGCTGTGTTATGATTTTTCAGGCAGGTATATACATAAACGAAAAAACCAAATATCTTATCCTGATTTCAGGAACAGGAGCAGGGGTCAATATTATTGGTAATATAATTTTGATCAGAATTTTTGGCATAACAGGCGCAGCAATAGCAACATTTTTTTCGTTTGCCATAATGGCTGTTTTAAGTTATATTATATCAGACAAGTTTCTTAAAATTAAGTATGATTTTATTCGAATATTCCACCTGATTCTGGCAGCGGTAGCAGTTTATTTTTCCTATAAATATTTTAAAATTGATTTCGGAAGATTGACAGGAATTATATTTGTTTTGTTATTCTTACTGGTTTTAATTGTTACGGGATTTTTTTCTGTAAAAGAAAGAGAAAAAGTCAGGTATATTTTGGCACGTTTATGGCATTAA
- a CDS encoding PKD domain-containing protein, which produces MKNVKLIFILSFLTVLPLFAQEWTEPVNVANGQSPAFAIDHKTGRLHIVSVTNEPGGGVLYSVLDSIGNVITSSYLIQKTVGDSGKYWFGPAIDLDQSGNPNVLFRQHPKEYDKYFYDVYYTRLINGQWSNYVRVSVNQRRGYMARLILDNTNTVHTAVGFQRENYFWGGVHYNRVFDGSLVAGKNYEITTVERDEWRPDDRVAMAMSPDGKINLVLGCPGINGNREGRITYYISNNGGDSFKWIADIHTADCHDRNGAPDIFADKAGNMHFSFGTVADLAVNDKPSIRYVKYDSKGIQRINIPVTKPGDIDGWKWGISSVAASDDGKYVVIIFVKAPGKELYAVMSKDGGYTWSDKVLLDDYCGGYWNGWDGRDLPVIRAYRNHFYAVYPKYDRYGYKGIRMMSLRNVGDEPPVADAGGPYSSKEGGTIQLDASGSSDSGENSGIVLYEWDLDGDGSFELSSSISTISTSFPDDYSGNISVRVTDRIGQTATAQASVIVENVAPAIEIGNDITCNEGDTLHFNADVTDPGINDTFQYLWNFGDETTADTKEASHIYGDNGIYNVTASVWDDDGGSDNDVLTVTVLNVTPNADPGGPYTGSLGREMTFTGTAYDPGFNEGLKYVWDLDGDGTFESVGKTATYTYDKTGIYNIRLEVTDKDGASDTSGTTVTINNGPPVIADIPKQVIYEKQNFTPIQLDDYVSDPDHYDNELVWEFKSSGSLSFNITDRILYTVVPDTEWNGTDTLFLKVKDPGYLADSTYIVFQVLPVNDPPSWTASIDTTVSEDDTLAIKYSDLRSMVTDVDSDPVKFSFWAKYSTCINWDTTGVVAMKFWGDPDWCGTESFMLFVSDDHGAVDSTLIKIKVIPEPDPPLPFALVSPLYISYADQVDSIEFVWNRTTDPDSGSSVYYEWRLRKQGTSSTSSLYTKILQDTVYVFKNGPELGKGIYIWQVYARDETGLWRNSKNAGIIDVDYDAGVEDSLKVSPDKFVLLQNYPNPFNSETKIGYYIAEQSEVKLIIYNQLGQIVCYLAHGIEASGMHIQTWNGKDRYGQDLPTGVYFYRLEAGGHVLLRKMVYIR; this is translated from the coding sequence ATGAAAAATGTAAAACTTATATTTATTTTGTCGTTTTTAACAGTTCTACCGCTGTTTGCACAGGAGTGGACAGAGCCTGTAAATGTTGCCAATGGCCAGTCTCCTGCATTTGCAATTGATCATAAAACCGGAAGATTGCATATTGTTTCTGTAACAAATGAGCCGGGAGGCGGTGTTTTATATTCAGTACTTGATTCAATCGGCAATGTTATTACAAGCTCTTATCTGATTCAGAAGACAGTTGGAGACAGCGGTAAATACTGGTTCGGACCTGCAATAGATCTTGATCAGTCCGGTAATCCGAATGTACTTTTTAGGCAGCATCCGAAAGAATATGATAAATATTTCTATGATGTGTATTATACAAGACTTATAAATGGGCAATGGTCAAACTATGTGAGAGTATCGGTAAATCAGAGGCGAGGATACATGGCCAGGCTGATTTTGGATAATACAAATACTGTACATACTGCTGTAGGTTTTCAGCGGGAGAATTATTTTTGGGGAGGAGTACACTACAATCGTGTTTTTGACGGATCACTTGTAGCAGGGAAGAACTATGAAATAACTACTGTAGAGAGAGATGAGTGGCGGCCTGATGACCGTGTAGCAATGGCTATGTCTCCTGATGGAAAAATTAATTTGGTTCTCGGATGTCCCGGAATAAACGGAAACCGTGAAGGGCGGATCACATATTACATATCTAATAACGGAGGCGACAGTTTTAAATGGATTGCGGATATTCACACTGCAGACTGTCATGACAGAAATGGCGCTCCGGATATTTTTGCAGATAAAGCAGGTAATATGCACTTTAGTTTCGGAACAGTCGCGGATCTCGCTGTTAATGATAAGCCTTCTATTAGATATGTAAAATATGACAGTAAAGGAATACAGCGGATCAATATTCCAGTAACAAAGCCAGGGGATATTGACGGATGGAAATGGGGAATATCTTCTGTTGCTGCGAGTGATGACGGGAAATATGTGGTCATTATTTTTGTCAAGGCTCCGGGCAAAGAGCTGTATGCTGTTATGTCTAAGGACGGGGGATATACATGGTCGGATAAAGTACTTCTGGATGATTATTGCGGCGGCTACTGGAACGGATGGGACGGACGTGATCTTCCTGTAATACGTGCATACAGAAATCATTTTTATGCTGTATATCCCAAATACGACAGATATGGTTACAAAGGTATTAGAATGATGAGCCTTCGTAATGTGGGAGATGAACCCCCTGTTGCAGATGCGGGCGGGCCCTATTCTTCTAAAGAGGGAGGCACAATTCAGCTTGATGCTTCGGGCTCTTCAGATAGCGGAGAGAACAGCGGCATTGTTCTTTACGAGTGGGACCTGGACGGAGATGGTTCATTTGAGTTATCATCATCAATTTCTACAATTTCAACTTCATTTCCAGATGATTATTCCGGAAACATCTCTGTCAGAGTTACTGACAGAATTGGCCAGACCGCAACAGCTCAGGCCTCTGTCATTGTTGAAAACGTAGCGCCTGCTATTGAAATCGGGAATGACATAACATGCAATGAAGGAGATACGCTTCATTTTAATGCAGATGTAACTGACCCGGGGATAAACGACACTTTCCAGTATTTATGGAATTTTGGAGATGAAACTACTGCTGATACAAAAGAAGCATCTCATATCTACGGAGATAATGGAATCTATAATGTAACAGCTTCTGTGTGGGATGATGACGGAGGAAGCGATAACGATGTATTGACTGTTACTGTGCTTAATGTAACACCGAATGCAGATCCGGGAGGGCCATATACCGGCTCCCTGGGAAGAGAGATGACTTTTACAGGCACGGCTTATGATCCCGGGTTCAATGAAGGATTGAAATACGTCTGGGACCTTGACGGAGACGGTACTTTTGAATCTGTCGGTAAAACAGCAACATACACATATGACAAGACAGGAATCTATAACATCCGCCTTGAGGTTACGGATAAAGACGGAGCTTCTGATACTTCAGGAACAACAGTTACAATTAATAATGGACCTCCTGTTATTGCAGATATTCCGAAACAGGTTATATATGAAAAACAAAATTTTACACCCATCCAGTTAGATGATTATGTTTCTGATCCTGATCATTATGACAATGAACTTGTGTGGGAGTTTAAATCATCCGGCAGCCTGTCATTTAATATTACAGATAGAATTTTATATACAGTAGTGCCTGATACAGAATGGAATGGAACAGATACGCTCTTTTTAAAGGTTAAAGACCCTGGATATCTTGCAGATAGCACATATATTGTTTTTCAGGTACTGCCTGTAAATGATCCCCCTTCCTGGACAGCATCAATTGATACTACTGTGTCAGAGGATGACACGCTTGCAATTAAGTATTCAGATTTACGCAGCATGGTTACAGATGTGGACAGCGATCCTGTGAAGTTCAGTTTTTGGGCAAAGTATTCAACCTGTATTAACTGGGATACAACAGGAGTTGTGGCGATGAAATTCTGGGGGGACCCTGACTGGTGTGGAACAGAGAGCTTCATGCTGTTTGTTTCAGATGACCATGGAGCAGTAGATTCCACACTCATAAAGATTAAAGTTATACCGGAGCCTGATCCTCCTCTGCCGTTTGCATTGGTTTCACCTCTCTATATTTCTTATGCTGATCAGGTTGACAGTATTGAGTTTGTCTGGAATAGAACAACAGACCCTGATTCAGGAAGCAGTGTTTATTATGAGTGGAGGCTGCGAAAACAGGGTACAAGTTCAACATCTTCTCTTTATACAAAAATTCTGCAGGATACGGTTTATGTTTTTAAGAACGGGCCTGAGCTGGGAAAAGGTATCTACATCTGGCAGGTTTATGCAAGAGATGAAACAGGATTGTGGCGTAATAGTAAAAATGCCGGCATAATAGATGTTGATTATGATGCGGGTGTAGAAGATTCATTAAAGGTTTCTCCTGATAAATTTGTCCTTTTGCAGAATTATCCTAACCCTTTTAACAGTGAGACAAAGATCGGGTATTATATTGCAGAGCAGAGCGAAGTAAAACTTATTATTTATAATCAGCTTGGCCAGATAGTCTGTTATCTTGCACACGGCATCGAGGCATCTGGTATGCACATTCAGACCTGGAACGGGAAAGACAGATACGGACAGGATTTGCCTACAGGCGTGTATTTTTACAGGCTTGAAGCCGGGGGACATGTGCTGCTCAGGAAGATGGTTTATATCAGGTAG
- a CDS encoding redoxin domain-containing protein translates to MLFLFSVNDCGTCLNFLNQMDYFAKVYKNIRFIAVLSETDTLVYEKIKKQYDLCFDMLLDSEKRLKKYYVNDLLYKHKPVVFVTEHGIIRYKGILGVPKYSNIVKEILIWIKNRGKQG, encoded by the coding sequence GTGCTTTTTCTATTTTCTGTTAATGATTGCGGCACATGCCTTAACTTTTTAAACCAAATGGATTACTTTGCAAAAGTTTATAAAAATATTCGTTTTATTGCTGTACTAAGTGAGACTGATACATTGGTGTATGAAAAAATAAAGAAACAGTATGATCTGTGTTTTGATATGTTGCTTGATAGTGAGAAAAGATTAAAAAAATATTACGTTAATGATTTATTATACAAACACAAGCCTGTGGTCTTTGTTACGGAGCATGGTATAATCAGATATAAAGGGATACTTGGTGTTCCTAAGTACAGCAATATAGTTAAGGAGATTCTGATATGGATAAAAAATCGGGGAAAACAGGGTTAA
- a CDS encoding 6-bladed beta-propeller, whose amino-acid sequence MFKSNFFQLFVICFLLIFASSCRDKEKNTAEIITKKRIALKTPPELLLAQITDLTVKPGSKEFCLTDLNNNCVWVFDSTGNYIRHFGRKGQGPGEFDEPLSLDFKNNQLAVVDKGNSRVQFFDWEGNYLHGFVLSNAGMINGIVWSSVNHRLVVSESLGMIHFSFWNEDGTSFLRRKYPINGILMPVQLAGGSVTETPEGDILYSDLKSYDVVRLNWQGDTLNHYINNKEYFRPVTKSGNAFLRQKKMDLIITPFQIGKYIVVQRMRMDKEKGLIVKGSKKFTCDIFYKSGKLFKEGITNPFLPAIATDNRVMYSISYPDSEENLNPEIIVLGLKILTNSKE is encoded by the coding sequence ATGTTTAAAAGTAATTTTTTCCAATTGTTTGTTATTTGCTTTCTGCTCATTTTCGCATCAAGCTGCAGAGACAAAGAAAAAAATACAGCAGAAATTATAACAAAAAAAAGAATAGCTTTAAAAACACCTCCCGAACTGTTGTTGGCACAAATTACTGATTTGACTGTTAAACCTGGAAGCAAAGAATTTTGTTTGACAGATTTAAATAATAATTGTGTTTGGGTCTTTGATTCTACAGGTAATTATATAAGGCATTTTGGCAGAAAAGGCCAGGGCCCCGGAGAATTTGATGAACCGCTATCTTTAGATTTTAAAAATAATCAACTCGCTGTTGTTGATAAAGGTAACAGCAGGGTTCAATTTTTTGATTGGGAAGGGAATTATCTGCATGGATTTGTATTATCAAATGCAGGAATGATTAACGGTATTGTATGGTCTTCTGTTAATCATAGATTGGTAGTAAGCGAGTCATTAGGTATGATACATTTTTCTTTCTGGAATGAAGACGGAACATCTTTTCTGCGCCGTAAATATCCTATTAATGGAATATTAATGCCTGTTCAGCTGGCAGGAGGTTCAGTAACTGAAACACCGGAGGGTGACATACTATATTCAGATTTAAAATCATATGATGTAGTCAGGCTTAATTGGCAGGGAGATACATTAAATCATTATATAAACAACAAAGAATATTTTCGCCCTGTTACTAAATCAGGTAATGCTTTCTTAAGGCAGAAGAAGATGGATTTGATAATAACCCCATTTCAGATAGGTAAATATATAGTTGTTCAGAGAATGAGAATGGACAAAGAAAAAGGTCTTATTGTCAAGGGGTCAAAAAAATTTACATGTGATATATTTTATAAATCAGGAAAATTATTTAAAGAGGGCATAACAAATCCATTTCTTCCTGCGATTGCTACTGATAACAGAGTCATGTATTCAATCAGTTATCCGGATTCTGAGGAAAACTTAAATCCTGAGATAATCGTTTTGGGGTTAAAAATATTAACGAATAGTAAAGAGTAA
- a CDS encoding ROK family protein, whose protein sequence is MQGNSLFIGVDLGGTNVDMGIVNTSGQVCAKRIFPAEIEEGEKKLFDKIAFNVIELQKCLNGSDFIGGIGVGIAGLVNSKKGVLQKAFNLKGWLNVPVKDNLEKRTGYKVFVDNDANLAALGESMFGAGKGVENLLTITLGSGVGGGLILNGKIFHGKDDGAGEIGHTIIDRNGPLCTCGRKGCVEAFVGKHAIIRSVREKLDKYEDFILKKYDLNKLSPKDVSSAALMGDKLSIDVMTGAGEALGVGAANAANLLGLERIVIGGGLANAGDLILKPAREKLKEIALKPQSVEIVRAALGEDAGFIGAAALAIMKMKN, encoded by the coding sequence ATGCAGGGGAATAGTCTGTTTATAGGTGTGGATCTGGGAGGCACAAATGTTGACATGGGGATCGTGAATACAAGCGGACAGGTATGTGCAAAAAGAATATTCCCTGCTGAAATTGAAGAGGGAGAAAAAAAACTATTTGATAAAATAGCATTTAACGTTATTGAATTACAGAAGTGCTTAAACGGATCTGATTTTATAGGAGGAATAGGTGTCGGCATTGCAGGGCTTGTTAACAGCAAAAAAGGGGTTCTGCAAAAGGCTTTTAATCTGAAAGGCTGGTTAAATGTACCTGTAAAAGACAATCTGGAAAAGAGAACAGGATATAAAGTATTTGTTGATAATGATGCAAATCTTGCCGCACTCGGCGAGAGCATGTTCGGAGCGGGAAAGGGTGTGGAAAATTTACTGACAATAACACTGGGCTCAGGTGTAGGCGGCGGCTTGATTTTAAACGGAAAAATATTTCACGGCAAAGATGACGGCGCAGGAGAAATCGGCCATACAATAATTGACAGGAACGGCCCTTTATGTACATGCGGAAGAAAAGGCTGTGTTGAAGCGTTTGTAGGGAAACATGCAATTATCAGGTCTGTTAGGGAAAAGCTTGATAAATATGAAGATTTCATATTAAAAAAATATGATTTAAATAAATTGAGCCCAAAGGATGTAAGCAGCGCAGCTCTTATGGGTGATAAGCTGTCAATAGATGTAATGACAGGAGCAGGAGAAGCATTGGGAGTTGGTGCGGCAAACGCAGCAAATTTATTAGGATTAGAAAGAATTGTAATCGGCGGAGGGCTTGCAAATGCAGGTGATTTAATTTTGAAGCCTGCAAGAGAAAAATTGAAGGAGATTGCGCTGAAACCCCAAAGTGTCGAAATTGTCAGAGCTGCTCTCGGCGAGGATGCAGGTTTTATAGGAGCTGCAGCATTGGCGATTATGAAAATGAAAAATTAA
- a CDS encoding acyl carrier protein, producing MERQEILERVKSVTKEVIKTEEEISDDANFIFDLGADSMQSVMLVSAFEEEFDVDLDEDKALQIQTVAEAADFIKQYIK from the coding sequence ATGGAAAGGCAGGAGATTCTTGAAAGAGTAAAAAGCGTCACAAAAGAGGTAATAAAAACAGAAGAAGAAATTTCCGATGATGCAAATTTTATTTTTGACCTTGGTGCCGATTCAATGCAGAGCGTAATGCTTGTTTCAGCATTTGAAGAAGAATTCGATGTAGATTTAGATGAAGACAAAGCGCTTCAAATCCAGACTGTTGCCGAAGCAGCGGATTTTATCAAACAGTATATAAAGTGA
- a CDS encoding acetate--CoA ligase family protein, whose product MKEKRRILNELFYPKSVAIVGANNVKGTVPYDIVKNILKSDFNGIVYPVSPKEKSIAGVKAYKYIVDISDPVDLAILVFPSSVCHLAMEQLGEKGVKSAIIISAGFKEVGSEGIEREQRIKEIAAKYEIPFLGPNCLGIINTDPKINLNASFARRMPEQGEIGFLSQSGALCTAVLDYAWSQHIGFSKFVSFGNKADIDEVELLYYMAEDPKTSVILMYLEEIKNGRKLMDAALDITKNYKKPILAIKSGRTSQGASAAASHTGSLAGSDEVTDAAFRQSGIIRCTSIDEMFNKAIAFAYQPLPAKNRVAIITNAGGPGVLTTDAAVKSGLELAKFNDETLDVFRKNLPKTANINNPVDVIGDARADRYHVAVSNAMADDNVDGVFVILTPQSMTDIDTIAAEIVKGKPEYTKPIYTSFMGEADVRSGIDILLTNKIPHFTRPESMCESFAAVYNFTGFNGKHDMSEPDSPISVNRESAEKYLKEREEEAPAFITEEGAVKILKDYGLPVLENSVATSAKQAAEAAERIGFPVVMKVISKDIVHKSDVGGVVLNITSAEESEKSFKKIADSVKEKMPDAVMEGVFISRMAEKGKEVIIGLKRDPGFGPVVMFGLGGIYVELFKDVQFRVAPVKTDEALSMIKSIKAYPILKGIRGEAPSDIESTAKAICAVSQLALDFPEISELDINPMIVYRQGRGCSVADAKIMMNWKGKVK is encoded by the coding sequence GTGAAGGAAAAGCGGCGGATATTGAATGAACTATTCTACCCGAAATCAGTGGCTATTGTAGGAGCAAATAATGTAAAGGGTACAGTGCCCTATGATATTGTAAAGAATATTTTAAAATCGGATTTTAACGGAATTGTTTATCCTGTAAGCCCCAAGGAGAAGTCCATTGCAGGAGTAAAGGCTTATAAATATATTGTTGATATATCTGATCCTGTTGATCTTGCAATTCTTGTGTTTCCAAGTTCTGTATGCCACCTTGCAATGGAACAGCTCGGAGAGAAGGGAGTCAAGTCTGCTATTATCATATCTGCAGGTTTTAAAGAAGTAGGCAGCGAAGGTATTGAGCGGGAACAAAGAATAAAAGAGATTGCTGCTAAATATGAGATACCATTTCTCGGCCCGAATTGCCTCGGAATAATTAATACTGACCCGAAAATTAATCTCAATGCATCCTTTGCAAGGCGAATGCCAGAACAGGGAGAGATAGGATTTTTATCACAAAGCGGTGCATTATGCACAGCAGTGCTTGATTATGCATGGTCTCAGCACATAGGATTTTCAAAATTTGTAAGTTTTGGAAACAAGGCTGATATTGATGAGGTTGAGCTTCTCTATTACATGGCTGAAGACCCGAAAACGTCTGTAATTCTTATGTATCTTGAAGAGATAAAAAACGGCAGAAAATTGATGGATGCGGCACTGGATATTACAAAAAATTACAAAAAACCTATTCTTGCAATAAAATCAGGAAGGACCAGTCAAGGTGCTTCTGCAGCAGCTTCCCACACCGGTTCTCTTGCAGGAAGCGATGAAGTAACGGATGCTGCATTCAGGCAATCAGGAATAATAAGGTGTACTTCAATTGATGAGATGTTTAACAAGGCTATTGCATTTGCATATCAGCCGCTGCCCGCAAAGAACAGAGTTGCAATCATCACAAATGCAGGGGGGCCAGGAGTTTTAACAACAGATGCAGCAGTGAAAAGCGGCCTTGAGCTTGCAAAGTTTAACGATGAAACTTTGGATGTTTTCAGAAAAAATTTACCGAAAACTGCAAATATCAATAATCCGGTTGATGTGATCGGCGATGCGAGGGCAGACCGCTATCATGTGGCTGTTTCAAATGCTATGGCTGATGACAATGTTGATGGAGTTTTTGTTATATTAACACCCCAGTCAATGACAGATATCGACACGATTGCTGCTGAAATAGTCAAAGGAAAACCTGAATATACAAAGCCGATTTATACATCATTTATGGGTGAGGCTGATGTCAGGTCAGGTATAGATATCCTTTTAACCAACAAAATACCTCATTTTACACGCCCTGAATCTATGTGTGAATCTTTTGCTGCGGTATATAATTTTACTGGTTTTAACGGAAAGCACGACATGTCTGAGCCGGACAGTCCGATTTCAGTAAACAGGGAATCTGCTGAAAAGTATCTGAAGGAAAGAGAAGAGGAGGCGCCTGCATTTATCACTGAAGAGGGAGCTGTGAAAATACTGAAAGATTACGGACTTCCTGTACTTGAGAATAGTGTGGCAACATCTGCAAAGCAGGCTGCGGAGGCTGCAGAGAGAATAGGATTTCCTGTTGTGATGAAAGTTATTTCAAAAGATATTGTACACAAATCCGATGTTGGGGGTGTTGTACTTAATATTACATCCGCAGAGGAATCTGAAAAAAGTTTTAAAAAGATAGCTGACAGTGTAAAAGAGAAGATGCCTGATGCTGTAATGGAAGGAGTCTTTATAAGCAGAATGGCGGAAAAAGGTAAAGAGGTTATAATAGGGTTAAAAAGAGATCCCGGATTCGGGCCTGTTGTTATGTTCGGGCTTGGCGGAATTTATGTTGAGCTTTTTAAGGATGTTCAGTTCCGTGTTGCTCCGGTTAAAACGGATGAAGCATTGTCAATGATAAAAAGTATCAAGGCGTACCCGATTCTCAAGGGTATAAGAGGAGAGGCTCCTTCTGATATAGAGAGTACTGCAAAGGCGATTTGTGCTGTATCACAATTAGCTCTTGACTTTCCTGAAATTTCGGAATTGGACATAAATCCCATGATTGTGTACAGGCAGGGTAGGGGCTGTTCTGTTGCTGATGCAAAAATAATGATGAATTGGAAAGGAAAAGTAAAATGA